The following coding sequences are from one Halorubrum sp. BOL3-1 window:
- a CDS encoding NAD(P)/FAD-dependent oxidoreductase — MSDSYVIVGDGIAGASAAETLREEAPDAEITVLTDEGESLYNRILIKEYAKGKLPEAPISIHQEDWYDEHDVDLRLNTVVVDIDIENDAVHTHEGESFEYDSLLLAIGGTPQQLPVENADADGIHHFWTFQDARRIKESVEDAEKAVIVGAGLLGIDFAAICGAQDVEAKYLMRGDSWWRYALSEEGAEIMHEAMRERGVEPVFGSGVDHFEVDDDDHVTAAVDPNGERFECDFAGVAIGLNFNTELVEDTPLAVDDGIVVDEFMRTNVDNVYAAGDITTFNDLILGERAKNGSWGSAKEQGTIAAGNMVEYGSEEFEWVSSYSITHFDFPFLSFGHPTLGDDSVEATTADGEWRRVALKDGKVVGGVLIGDLSPQSAFKQLMREGRDVSDQRDRLMEPGFSVDDLAAATEQ, encoded by the coding sequence CGAGGGAGAGTCCCTCTACAACCGGATCCTGATCAAGGAGTACGCGAAGGGGAAACTCCCCGAGGCGCCGATATCGATCCACCAGGAGGACTGGTACGACGAGCACGACGTGGACCTCCGGCTCAACACCGTTGTCGTCGACATCGACATCGAGAACGACGCGGTCCACACCCACGAGGGCGAGAGCTTCGAGTACGACTCCCTGCTGCTCGCCATCGGCGGGACGCCACAGCAGCTCCCCGTGGAGAACGCCGACGCCGACGGGATCCACCACTTCTGGACGTTCCAGGACGCCCGCCGGATCAAAGAGAGCGTCGAGGACGCCGAGAAGGCCGTCATCGTCGGCGCCGGCCTGCTCGGTATCGACTTCGCGGCCATCTGCGGCGCGCAGGACGTCGAGGCGAAGTACCTCATGCGCGGCGACAGCTGGTGGCGGTACGCGCTCTCCGAAGAGGGCGCGGAGATCATGCACGAGGCGATGCGCGAGCGCGGCGTCGAGCCGGTGTTCGGCTCCGGCGTCGACCACTTCGAGGTCGACGATGACGACCACGTCACGGCCGCTGTCGACCCGAACGGAGAGCGCTTCGAGTGCGACTTCGCGGGCGTCGCCATCGGGCTGAACTTCAACACCGAACTCGTCGAGGACACGCCGCTGGCGGTCGATGACGGAATCGTCGTCGACGAGTTCATGCGCACCAACGTCGACAACGTGTACGCCGCGGGCGACATCACCACGTTCAACGACCTGATCCTCGGCGAGCGGGCGAAGAACGGCTCGTGGGGGTCCGCCAAAGAACAGGGAACGATCGCCGCCGGGAACATGGTCGAGTACGGCAGCGAGGAGTTCGAGTGGGTCTCCTCGTACTCGATCACCCACTTCGACTTCCCGTTCCTCTCCTTCGGCCACCCGACCCTCGGGGACGACTCGGTGGAGGCGACCACGGCCGACGGCGAGTGGCGTCGCGTCGCGCTGAAAGACGGCAAGGTGGTCGGCGGCGTACTCATCGGTGACCTCTCGCCGCAGTCGGCGTTCAAACAGCTGATGCGCGAGGGCCGCGACGTCAGCGACCAGAGGGACCGCCTCATGGAGCCCGGCTTCTCGGTCGATGACTTGGCGGCCGCGACCGAACAGTAG
- a CDS encoding molybdenum cofactor biosynthesis protein B, with the protein MTSHDDGHGDDKGHDHHGRDHGDDEGHDHHGDDDGHDHHGHDHGDDDGHDHHGHDHGDDDGHDHHGHDVDSVAVAVVTVSSSRSADEDPAGDYVAAAFETAGHEVAVRELIGDDYDSVQGTVDRLARREDTDAVVTTGGTGVTPDDVTPEAVRGLLAKRLPGFGELFRRLSYEEIGTRTIGSRATAGVVSATPVFCLPGSENAVRLGVDEVILPEIGHLVGLAGRGLDEEESGGSEEGETAEGSETAESGDA; encoded by the coding sequence ATGACGAGTCACGACGACGGCCACGGGGACGACAAAGGACATGACCACCACGGTCGCGACCACGGGGACGACGAAGGACATGACCACCACGGGGACGACGACGGCCACGACCACCACGGTCACGACCATGGGGACGACGACGGCCACGACCACCACGGTCACGACCATGGGGACGACGACGGCCACGACCACCACGGTCACGACGTCGACTCGGTCGCGGTCGCGGTCGTTACGGTCTCCTCGTCGCGCTCCGCGGACGAGGACCCCGCGGGCGACTACGTCGCGGCCGCCTTCGAGACGGCGGGTCACGAGGTTGCCGTCCGCGAGCTGATCGGAGACGACTACGACAGCGTTCAGGGGACCGTCGACAGACTGGCTCGCCGGGAGGACACGGACGCGGTTGTGACCACCGGCGGCACGGGCGTCACGCCGGACGACGTCACGCCGGAGGCGGTCCGCGGCCTGCTCGCGAAGCGCCTGCCGGGGTTCGGTGAGCTGTTCCGCCGGCTCTCCTACGAAGAGATCGGTACCCGCACCATCGGCTCGCGCGCGACCGCCGGGGTCGTCTCCGCGACCCCGGTGTTCTGTCTCCCCGGCTCCGAGAACGCGGTCCGGCTCGGCGTCGACGAGGTGATCCTCCCGGAGATCGGTCACCTCGTCGGACTCGCCGGGCGCGGACTCGACGAGGAGGAGAGCGGGGGAAGCGAGGAGGGTGAGACGGCGGAGGGCAGCGAAACGGCAGAGAGCGGCGACGCCTGA
- the trpG gene encoding anthranilate synthase component II, with protein MRVVVVDNFDSFTYNLVEYVSDQRIDGEPVAVEVFKNTASLDQIESADPDAVIVSPGPGHPRNDRDVGVTMPVLRDLSRRVPTLGVCLGLEAAVHEYGGTVGHAPEPVHGKAFAVEHDGEGVFRGLDQGFRAGRYHSLAATEVPDAFEVTATTDHDGEPIVMGIRHRNHPIEAVQFHPESVLTASGHDLVRNFLTAV; from the coding sequence ATGAGGGTCGTCGTCGTCGACAACTTCGACTCGTTCACCTACAACCTCGTCGAGTACGTCTCCGACCAGCGGATCGACGGCGAGCCGGTCGCCGTCGAGGTGTTCAAAAACACCGCGTCGCTCGACCAGATCGAGTCGGCGGACCCGGACGCGGTGATCGTCAGCCCGGGCCCGGGACACCCGAGGAACGACCGCGACGTCGGCGTGACGATGCCGGTGTTGCGCGACCTCTCCCGCCGGGTGCCGACGCTCGGCGTCTGCCTCGGGCTGGAGGCGGCCGTCCACGAGTACGGCGGGACGGTGGGGCACGCCCCCGAACCGGTCCACGGGAAGGCGTTCGCCGTCGAGCACGACGGCGAGGGCGTGTTCCGCGGACTCGATCAGGGGTTCCGGGCAGGCCGCTACCACTCGCTGGCGGCGACCGAGGTGCCGGACGCGTTCGAGGTCACTGCTACCACGGACCACGACGGCGAGCCGATCGTGATGGGGATCCGTCACCGGAACCACCCGATCGAGGCGGTCCAGTTCCACCCGGAGAGCGTGTTGACCGCGTCGGGCCACGACCTCGTCCGGAACTTCCTCACCGCCGTCTGA